From the Oscillospiraceae bacterium genome, one window contains:
- a CDS encoding extracellular solute-binding protein: protein MNKNLVKVLAVVLMFAMIVPFVVSCGEQQPQQVTRPGTTSNPTNANGDDKQVNADAEERIYPDIPESDFEGYNFRILSYDPNNEWAVRDMYAEELNEDPINDSVFTRNKAVEELLKIEISEVAASNAVDLARKSIASGLDEYDLIVIPSGSQMTLAQNGYLYRLDEMEYLDPTKPWWDNNSYESLSVADAHFLIVGDMQIMDKDATWVQFFNKKMIDDYGLENPFDLVKNNEWTIDKQIEMIKEVTDDTNGDGLYTKEDTFGMVSTTFAPMGFFYGFGEQIATKNSDDIPELTMNTPKMSQIVNYIDEICSVNSKIAFCGQQPADVQEVFERGRGLFMSEVLQLAERLREMDTDFGLIPHPKYDKDQKDYYSVVHSTTCMISVPLTITDSERNSIIMEALCAESKYTLRKAYYDTSLTTKFLRYDDGSSEMLDIIFANRVYDLGFINDWGGYYNGFINLFTAGSKDFASMYAKNESKALKSIDQIVERYMDSGL from the coding sequence ATGAACAAGAATTTAGTCAAGGTTTTGGCAGTAGTACTGATGTTTGCTATGATAGTTCCTTTTGTAGTTTCCTGCGGCGAGCAGCAGCCCCAGCAGGTAACCAGACCCGGCACAACTTCCAATCCTACCAACGCAAATGGCGACGACAAGCAGGTTAACGCCGATGCTGAAGAAAGAATTTACCCCGACATTCCCGAGTCCGATTTTGAAGGCTACAACTTCAGAATCCTTTCTTACGACCCCAACAACGAGTGGGCAGTAAGAGATATGTACGCAGAAGAGCTTAACGAAGACCCCATCAACGACAGCGTTTTTACCAGAAATAAGGCTGTTGAAGAGCTTCTCAAGATAGAAATCAGCGAAGTTGCCGCTTCCAATGCGGTTGACCTTGCCAGAAAGAGTATTGCATCCGGTCTTGATGAATACGACCTTATCGTTATTCCCTCCGGAAGCCAGATGACTCTCGCTCAGAACGGTTACCTCTACCGTCTGGATGAAATGGAATACCTTGATCCTACCAAGCCCTGGTGGGATAACAACTCTTATGAATCTCTTTCCGTTGCAGATGCTCACTTCCTTATCGTAGGTGATATGCAGATCATGGATAAGGATGCTACCTGGGTTCAGTTCTTCAACAAGAAGATGATTGATGACTACGGTCTTGAAAATCCCTTCGATCTTGTTAAGAATAACGAATGGACCATCGACAAGCAGATTGAAATGATCAAGGAAGTTACCGATGATACCAACGGTGACGGTCTGTACACCAAGGAAGATACCTTCGGTATGGTTTCCACCACATTTGCTCCTATGGGCTTCTTCTACGGCTTCGGCGAGCAGATTGCTACCAAGAATTCCGATGATATCCCCGAACTTACCATGAACACCCCCAAGATGTCCCAGATTGTTAACTACATAGATGAAATCTGCAGCGTTAACTCCAAGATTGCATTCTGCGGTCAGCAGCCTGCCGACGTTCAGGAAGTTTTCGAGCGCGGACGCGGTCTGTTCATGAGCGAAGTTCTTCAGCTTGCTGAGAGACTCCGTGAAATGGATACCGACTTCGGTCTTATTCCTCATCCTAAGTATGATAAGGACCAGAAGGATTACTACAGCGTAGTTCACTCTACCACTTGTATGATTTCCGTTCCTCTTACCATCACCGATTCCGAGAGAAACAGTATTATCATGGAAGCCCTTTGCGCAGAGTCCAAGTACACTCTCCGTAAGGCTTACTACGACACCTCTCTTACCACTAAGTTCCTGCGTTATGATGACGGCTCTTCCGAGATGCTTGATATCATCTTCGCAAACCGTGTATACGACCTTGGCTTCATCAATGACTGGGGCGGATACTACAACGGCTTCATCAATCTGTTCACTGCCGGCTCCAAGGACTTCGCTTCTATGTACGCAAAGAACGAGTCCAAGGCTCTTAAATCTATTGACCAGATCGTTGAAAGATACATGGATAGCGGACTTTAA
- a CDS encoding citramalate synthase → MNTTTEIFDTTLRDGAQASGISFTTRDKIKIISLLDDFGVDFIEAGNPSVNPKDAELFELISGMKMKNAKICAFTSTCKPGENASQCESLIKTAALDVVYVSIVGKSSSFHVENVLRTDREENLRIIRDSISYLISHGKKVIFYAEHFFDGIKNDSDYTLRVITTAANAGCDCIVLCDTNGGTLPHDIAVTVATASRLTDCKLGIHCHNDSGMAVASTVSAMSAGATQLHGTFLGIGERCGNTALTTLIPTVFYKMNVPLTCADKIPQMYDTARKIADISNITIDNASPYIGAYAFTHKAGMHIDAVMKDAASFEHINPVLVGNSRHKVISEFSGKSTLYERFSEISPGITKDAPQIASALAKIKQYEHEGYHYENADASLDLLILEELGKRKKFFELKNFKLVLSEPDIQRGSDSKAAVLMKIAVGDAEEITAAEGNGPVDAMDAALRKALRHFYPSLSKMRLIDYKVRVLDSDATAGARVRVLIESGDTEHSWHTVGVSTDIMEASWKALIDSVEYKLSIDEKIILPR, encoded by the coding sequence ATGAACACAACAACCGAAATATTCGACACCACCCTGCGAGACGGCGCACAGGCATCGGGTATCTCCTTTACCACCCGGGATAAAATTAAAATAATATCGCTTTTGGATGACTTTGGCGTTGATTTCATTGAAGCCGGAAACCCATCGGTAAATCCGAAGGATGCCGAGCTTTTTGAGCTTATTTCCGGCATGAAAATGAAAAATGCAAAAATATGCGCCTTCACCTCCACCTGTAAGCCGGGTGAAAATGCGAGTCAGTGTGAATCGCTTATAAAAACTGCCGCTCTGGACGTGGTATACGTTTCCATAGTGGGAAAAAGCTCTTCGTTCCATGTGGAAAACGTGCTTCGTACAGACCGCGAGGAAAACCTGAGAATAATACGCGACAGCATTTCTTACCTCATTTCCCACGGTAAAAAGGTTATATTTTACGCAGAACACTTTTTTGACGGCATAAAAAACGACTCTGATTATACCCTCCGTGTCATCACCACAGCAGCAAATGCAGGATGCGACTGCATCGTTCTGTGCGATACCAACGGCGGTACATTGCCCCACGACATTGCAGTCACAGTCGCAACAGCAAGCAGACTTACAGACTGCAAGCTGGGTATACACTGTCACAACGACTCGGGAATGGCGGTTGCCTCCACCGTAAGTGCCATGAGTGCAGGTGCAACTCAACTTCACGGAACCTTTCTGGGCATAGGTGAACGTTGCGGAAACACTGCGCTCACTACTCTGATTCCCACCGTGTTTTACAAAATGAATGTGCCTCTCACCTGTGCGGACAAAATCCCGCAGATGTACGATACGGCGCGTAAAATAGCGGATATCTCAAACATAACCATTGACAATGCATCACCTTACATAGGTGCATACGCATTTACACATAAGGCAGGAATGCACATCGACGCTGTTATGAAGGATGCCGCAAGCTTTGAACATATAAATCCGGTACTTGTCGGCAACAGCCGTCACAAAGTGATTTCGGAGTTTTCAGGCAAAAGCACACTATACGAGAGATTTTCCGAAATATCCCCCGGAATTACCAAAGATGCACCTCAGATAGCAAGCGCTCTGGCGAAAATAAAGCAATATGAGCACGAGGGCTACCATTACGAAAATGCGGATGCTTCGCTTGACCTGCTTATACTTGAAGAATTGGGAAAAAGAAAAAAGTTTTTTGAGCTTAAAAACTTCAAGCTGGTACTCAGCGAGCCTGATATTCAACGCGGAAGCGATTCAAAAGCTGCGGTACTTATGAAAATTGCCGTTGGCGATGCCGAGGAAATAACCGCTGCCGAGGGAAACGGTCCTGTGGATGCAATGGATGCCGCACTGAGAAAGGCACTCAGGCATTTTTATCCCTCTCTTTCCAAAATGCGTCTTATCGACTACAAGGTACGTGTACTGGATTCGGACGCCACTGCCGGCGCGAGGGTACGGGTTCTTATCGAATCCGGCGACACAGAGCATTCCTGGCATACAGTAGGGGTTTCCACCGATATTATGGAAGCAAGCTGGAAAGCACTAATCGATTCTGTTGAATACAAACTTTCCATTGACGAAAAAATAATTTTACCAAGATAA
- the galE gene encoding UDP-glucose 4-epimerase GalE, whose protein sequence is MNVLVTGGMGYIGSHTCVELINEKHTPIIIDNLSNSKPEVLDKIQMITGVKPAFYEGDVANEALLEKIFTENKIDAVIHFAGYKAVGESVLKPVMYYQNNIGCTLVLCNVMAKYGCKNIVFSSSATVYGVPKSVPITEDMELHSTSPYGRTKLMIEEILRDVYVSDNEWNIVLLRYFNPIGAHSSGLIGEEPQGIPNNLMPYIMKVAVGELPHLNVFGNDYDTHDGTGVRDYIHVVDLAKGHLRALEHLDGAKAYNLGTGIGYSVLDIVKAFEKVNGIKIPYEIKERRPGDISEYYANPEKALKELNWKAELTIEDMCSSVWKYAQNYIKG, encoded by the coding sequence ATGAACGTACTTGTCACCGGCGGAATGGGTTACATCGGATCTCACACCTGCGTTGAGCTTATCAACGAAAAACACACACCAATAATTATAGACAACCTGTCAAACTCCAAGCCGGAGGTCCTTGACAAAATCCAAATGATAACGGGAGTAAAGCCCGCATTTTACGAAGGCGATGTTGCAAACGAGGCTTTGCTTGAAAAGATATTTACAGAGAATAAAATAGACGCGGTAATACATTTTGCGGGCTACAAAGCAGTCGGTGAATCCGTACTGAAGCCTGTTATGTATTATCAGAACAACATCGGCTGCACTCTTGTACTGTGCAATGTGATGGCAAAATACGGGTGCAAAAATATAGTTTTCTCTTCTTCCGCCACTGTTTACGGCGTACCCAAATCGGTCCCCATAACAGAGGATATGGAGCTTCATTCAACCAGTCCTTACGGAAGAACCAAGCTAATGATAGAAGAAATACTGCGTGATGTATATGTTTCCGACAACGAGTGGAACATTGTTCTTCTGCGATACTTCAACCCTATCGGCGCACATTCCTCGGGACTTATAGGCGAAGAGCCCCAGGGTATCCCGAACAATCTCATGCCTTACATTATGAAGGTTGCCGTGGGCGAACTCCCGCATCTTAATGTATTCGGCAACGATTACGACACTCACGACGGCACGGGTGTGCGCGACTACATCCATGTAGTGGACCTTGCAAAAGGTCATCTGAGAGCGCTGGAGCACCTTGATGGTGCAAAGGCATACAATCTCGGAACCGGCATCGGTTACAGTGTTCTTGACATTGTAAAAGCTTTTGAAAAGGTAAACGGCATAAAGATTCCTTATGAAATAAAAGAACGCCGTCCGGGAGACATTTCGGAATACTACGCAAATCCCGAAAAAGCTCTGAAGGAGCTTAACTGGAAAGCAGAGCTTACCATTGAAGACATGTGCTCCAGTGTATGGAAATATGCACAGAACTATATAAAGGGCTGA
- a CDS encoding ABC transporter ATP-binding protein: protein MIKLRGFLKPYLRECIIGPVFKLAEAVFELLLPTIMAYMVNNGVEKNDSGYIIRCGIIMLVMAVLGFGCSCVCQYFAARASQGFGTDLRNAMFCHIGTLSSSQTDNFGTSSLSSRLVTDVNNLQTGVNMMIRLAIRAPFICIGSVIMAMFLNMRLALILLALIPIFALMLLLIVKFSSPLYTSVLKTLDDMTSKVRENLLGIRVISAFCTFEREKNAFEDINNHYTRELNRVGRISALLSPFTTVIVNFAIMVVLWRGGLMLTGGDFLIGDIVAFVNYASQILLAMIVVSNLIGIFTRAAASAVRVREILNTVNELTHGNIIPQHNEVAVEMENVSFSYNKGADTAVKDISLKISSGEQIGIIGGTGSGKTTLIRLMMYDYAADTGTVKVMGERVESIDENKLCDIISCVPQKTSLISGTIKSNIGMGKALSDEEIKKACRIAQIDSYIESLPQKYDTPVLRDGKNFSGGQRQRLAIARAVAKESDILILDDSASALDFKTEKKLRDAIRDSFDNKTVIIVSQRVSSIRHCDRIMVMADGEIVGTGNHKELFNNCEMYRSICFHQLSANELEVLKQ, encoded by the coding sequence ATGATAAAACTGCGCGGTTTTTTAAAGCCATACCTCAGGGAATGTATCATAGGGCCTGTATTCAAGCTGGCGGAAGCGGTTTTCGAACTGCTTCTGCCTACCATTATGGCTTACATGGTCAATAACGGAGTTGAAAAAAACGACAGCGGGTATATAATACGCTGCGGTATAATTATGCTGGTGATGGCGGTGCTGGGCTTCGGGTGTTCCTGTGTGTGCCAGTATTTTGCCGCACGTGCTTCACAGGGATTCGGTACAGACCTCAGGAATGCAATGTTTTGCCACATAGGTACACTTTCAAGCTCGCAAACCGATAATTTCGGTACTTCCTCACTTTCTTCCCGGCTTGTAACAGATGTAAACAATCTTCAGACCGGTGTAAATATGATGATACGTCTGGCCATACGCGCACCATTCATCTGCATCGGCTCGGTAATTATGGCGATGTTTCTAAACATGCGCCTCGCGCTCATTCTTCTGGCACTTATCCCTATATTTGCACTTATGCTTTTACTGATAGTAAAATTCAGTTCTCCGCTTTACACATCGGTACTTAAAACACTGGATGACATGACCTCAAAAGTGCGCGAAAACCTGTTGGGAATAAGAGTTATAAGTGCATTCTGTACCTTTGAAAGAGAAAAAAATGCTTTCGAGGACATAAACAATCATTACACAAGAGAGCTTAATCGCGTGGGACGCATTTCGGCACTTCTTTCACCATTCACAACCGTAATTGTCAACTTCGCCATAATGGTGGTTTTGTGGCGTGGCGGTCTCATGCTCACCGGCGGAGATTTTCTTATCGGAGACATTGTAGCTTTCGTAAACTATGCTTCGCAAATACTGCTTGCCATGATAGTGGTTTCAAACCTCATCGGCATCTTTACCCGCGCCGCCGCGAGTGCAGTGCGCGTGCGTGAAATTCTGAACACCGTAAATGAGCTTACTCACGGCAATATAATACCTCAGCACAACGAAGTGGCAGTCGAAATGGAAAATGTTTCATTTTCCTACAACAAAGGCGCCGACACTGCGGTCAAGGACATAAGTCTGAAAATTTCAAGCGGAGAGCAAATAGGCATAATAGGCGGTACGGGAAGCGGAAAGACAACACTTATCCGTCTCATGATGTACGATTACGCCGCCGACACCGGCACAGTCAAGGTGATGGGAGAAAGAGTCGAATCCATCGATGAAAACAAGCTTTGTGACATCATCTCCTGTGTCCCCCAGAAAACCTCTCTTATCAGCGGGACGATAAAAAGCAATATCGGCATGGGCAAGGCGCTTTCGGATGAAGAAATAAAAAAAGCATGCCGGATTGCTCAGATAGACAGCTATATTGAATCCCTGCCGCAAAAATACGATACTCCCGTATTGAGAGACGGCAAAAACTTTTCGGGCGGTCAACGTCAGCGTCTTGCCATTGCAAGAGCTGTTGCAAAAGAATCAGACATTCTCATTCTTGACGACAGTGCAAGTGCGCTGGATTTCAAAACAGAAAAAAAACTGCGCGACGCCATCAGGGACTCCTTTGATAACAAAACAGTAATTATCGTTTCACAACGTGTTTCCTCCATACGTCACTGTGACAGAATCATGGTTATGGCAGACGGGGAAATTGTGGGTACAGGAAATCACAAAGAGCTGTTTAATAACTGCGAAATGTACCGCAGTATTTGCTTCCATCAGCTTTCCGCAAACGAATTGGAGGTGCTGAAACAATGA
- a CDS encoding ABC transporter ATP-binding protein, which yields MKNRLLPLVFSSKLTIAFIFILAVISVVTSLLGPYFISASVDCIDPALNPVTDYGGLYKNLAFIGISYVANAASLWFLNVLSNKTAYNVSLSLRNRMFDKLRRLPLSFYDRTPHGNTLSRFTSDADALANGLVQCFSVLISGIITIIGAVIIMLKIDIFMALVVIFSAPLAYFVARFVTLRTKSYFKEQVELAGELNGYSEEMISNKRILNAFSSYDSAVLRYKEKNAMLYKAGVNALFFSSLANPSTRLVNNISYAVVGILGCFAILNGSDTVSVGVLSGFLIYANIFAKPFNEITGVITNFQEALACSDRIFTLLESDEISDESLIKAAPAEFAGEVEFKNVSFSYSADKPLIKNFNLKVSPGMRCAIVGGTGAGKTTLVNLLMRFYDVNDGDILIDNQSIYSMTRDSLRSNFGMVLQDSVLFEGTIAQNIAYGNPDADPEAIKNAAKRSGAHSFIRRLELGYDTPVSESAKNLSEGQKQLLAITRVMLFNPEILILDEATSSVDTVTETHIQRAFDEITKNKTSFIIAHRLSTIRDADIILVMQNGNVVESGKHDELLRKNGIYHSLYHAQFDDSQI from the coding sequence ATGAAAAATCGATTGCTTCCGCTTGTTTTTTCCTCCAAGCTGACCATAGCATTTATATTCATTCTTGCTGTGATTTCGGTAGTCACTTCCCTTTTGGGACCGTATTTTATAAGTGCGTCGGTGGACTGTATAGACCCTGCACTGAATCCCGTCACTGATTATGGCGGGTTATATAAAAATCTGGCTTTTATAGGCATTTCTTATGTTGCTAATGCCGCTTCTCTGTGGTTTTTAAATGTACTGTCAAACAAAACCGCGTATAACGTTTCTCTTTCGCTGAGAAACAGAATGTTTGACAAGCTGAGACGGCTTCCGCTGAGTTTTTACGACCGTACGCCGCACGGAAACACTCTTTCCAGGTTTACTTCTGACGCTGATGCTTTGGCAAACGGGCTTGTGCAATGCTTTTCGGTACTGATAAGCGGTATTATAACCATTATCGGAGCCGTTATTATAATGCTGAAAATCGACATTTTTATGGCGTTGGTTGTTATTTTCTCTGCGCCGCTTGCTTACTTTGTCGCCCGCTTTGTAACGCTCAGGACCAAATCCTATTTCAAGGAGCAGGTAGAGCTTGCAGGTGAACTGAACGGATACTCGGAGGAAATGATTTCAAACAAGAGAATACTTAATGCTTTTTCCTCTTATGACAGTGCCGTACTTCGATACAAAGAGAAGAACGCCATGCTATATAAAGCCGGCGTTAATGCACTGTTTTTCTCCTCGCTTGCCAACCCTTCCACCCGTCTTGTGAACAATATTTCGTATGCGGTTGTGGGAATACTGGGCTGTTTTGCAATTCTTAACGGCTCGGACACAGTAAGCGTGGGTGTGCTTTCAGGATTTCTCATTTACGCAAACATTTTTGCAAAACCTTTCAACGAAATAACCGGGGTTATAACCAACTTTCAAGAGGCTCTTGCCTGCTCCGACAGGATTTTCACACTGCTTGAAAGCGATGAAATATCAGACGAGTCGCTCATAAAAGCCGCTCCCGCGGAATTTGCGGGAGAGGTGGAATTCAAAAATGTCAGCTTTTCTTACTCTGCCGACAAGCCTCTGATAAAGAATTTCAATCTCAAGGTTTCCCCCGGTATGCGCTGTGCCATCGTGGGTGGAACAGGTGCGGGTAAAACAACACTTGTGAATCTGCTTATGCGTTTTTATGATGTGAACGATGGCGATATCCTCATAGACAACCAAAGCATTTATTCCATGACACGCGATTCGCTTCGTTCCAATTTCGGCATGGTACTTCAGGACAGTGTGCTTTTTGAGGGTACAATTGCACAGAATATAGCTTACGGCAATCCCGATGCGGATCCGGAAGCGATTAAGAACGCCGCCAAAAGAAGCGGTGCGCACAGCTTTATCAGACGTCTGGAGCTGGGCTATGACACTCCCGTAAGCGAAAGCGCAAAAAACCTTTCAGAGGGGCAAAAGCAGCTTCTTGCAATCACAAGAGTCATGCTTTTCAATCCTGAAATTCTCATTCTTGACGAAGCTACAAGTTCCGTTGACACAGTTACCGAAACACATATCCAGCGTGCGTTCGACGAAATAACCAAGAACAAAACAAGCTTCATAATTGCCCACCGGCTTTCCACGATACGAGATGCAGACATAATTCTTGTCATGCAGAACGGAAATGTAGTAGAAAGCGGAAAGCACGACGAGCTTTTGCGAAAGAACGGAATTTATCACTCGCTTTACCATGCGCAATTTGACGATTCGCAGATATAA
- a CDS encoding phosphatase PAP2 family protein, with protein sequence MDSITQTDFLILDFIHNNLTCRFFDLLLTFFTHLGNGGIIWFIAGFALILSKKYRKSGITMLCAMAFGFLTGNMILKNLIARPRPCWINTDVLLLIENPSDYSFPSGHTLSSVICATVLTLTDRKFGFAAIPAALLIAFSRLYLYVHFPSDVVFSVVYGICIGIVACRIAGKFFGCKSN encoded by the coding sequence GTGGATTCCATCACCCAAACAGATTTTCTTATACTCGATTTTATACACAACAACCTGACCTGTCGTTTTTTTGACCTTTTGCTGACTTTTTTCACACATCTGGGAAACGGCGGGATTATATGGTTCATAGCGGGATTTGCGCTTATCTTGTCAAAAAAATACAGAAAAAGCGGTATTACCATGCTATGTGCCATGGCATTCGGTTTTCTGACGGGAAATATGATACTAAAAAATCTTATTGCCCGTCCGCGCCCCTGCTGGATAAATACGGATGTTTTATTGCTTATAGAAAACCCCTCCGACTACTCCTTTCCGTCGGGGCACACACTTTCATCCGTTATATGTGCCACAGTGCTCACCTTGACCGACCGAAAATTCGGATTTGCTGCCATACCCGCAGCACTTCTCATTGCTTTTTCAAGGCTGTATCTGTATGTCCATTTTCCCAGTGACGTGGTATTCTCGGTGGTGTACGGAATATGCATAGGCATTGTTGCCTGTCGTATTGCAGGTAAATTTTTCGGTTGTAAAAGCAATTGA
- a CDS encoding biotin carboxylase: protein MSEKNIPIKIPKRILGTVLNSAAAGVVPRFGLEYMAIGRNDEVTALLGGLENVADGMGDCRFIIGKYGSGKSFLIGLIRCNALEKGFVTADTDLSPERRFIGTRGQGIATYRELMKNLACKTSPDGGALPVILTKWLSALQAETVTKDGISQDDPAFTLTMDKKIMEVAASLEGLVNGFDFASVLSIYYRAVKSGDDEKKSCALRWLRGEYSNKLEVRGTLGINSLIDDSNWYDYVKLFAVFFRKIGYKGFVVFFDECVNLYKIPHKMSRENNYEKILSMFNDTLQGKAEGLGLILGGTPQFLEDERRGLFSYDALKSRLSGSRVAKGNYKNFMGPVIYLDRLSDDELYALIMRMLILHKQYYAWEPEIADSEILEFLQLCFNKMGADTLLTPREIIRDFLGVLNIMYQNSGVTFSKVISDGNVTLKSDAESGDDDDIFDLGSIEI, encoded by the coding sequence ATGTCTGAAAAGAATATACCTATCAAAATCCCAAAAAGAATACTCGGTACTGTTCTGAACTCTGCCGCCGCAGGTGTCGTTCCGCGTTTCGGACTTGAGTACATGGCAATCGGCAGAAATGACGAAGTAACCGCTCTGTTGGGCGGACTTGAAAACGTTGCGGACGGCATGGGCGACTGTCGGTTTATAATAGGAAAATACGGAAGCGGCAAAAGCTTTCTTATAGGACTTATACGCTGTAACGCACTTGAAAAAGGCTTTGTTACCGCAGATACCGACCTTTCTCCCGAGCGACGTTTTATCGGAACAAGAGGTCAAGGAATTGCCACTTACCGCGAGCTTATGAAGAATCTTGCCTGCAAGACCTCTCCCGACGGCGGAGCTCTTCCCGTAATACTCACAAAATGGCTGTCGGCGCTTCAAGCGGAAACGGTTACAAAAGACGGCATTTCACAGGATGACCCTGCGTTCACCCTTACAATGGACAAAAAAATAATGGAGGTTGCCGCTTCTCTTGAAGGTCTTGTTAACGGCTTTGATTTTGCAAGCGTGCTTTCCATATACTACCGTGCCGTAAAAAGCGGTGACGATGAAAAGAAATCCTGCGCCCTGCGCTGGCTGAGAGGTGAATACTCCAACAAGCTCGAGGTGCGCGGTACGCTGGGTATAAACTCCCTTATCGACGACTCCAACTGGTATGATTACGTCAAGCTTTTTGCCGTGTTCTTCCGTAAAATAGGATACAAAGGCTTTGTTGTTTTCTTTGACGAGTGTGTCAATCTTTATAAAATCCCTCACAAAATGTCACGTGAAAACAATTACGAAAAAATCCTTTCCATGTTCAACGATACCCTCCAGGGCAAAGCGGAAGGGCTCGGGCTGATTCTGGGTGGCACACCTCAGTTTTTGGAAGACGAGCGCCGCGGACTTTTCAGCTACGATGCGCTTAAATCCCGTCTTTCGGGAAGCCGTGTAGCCAAGGGAAATTATAAAAACTTTATGGGACCGGTTATATACCTTGACCGTCTCAGCGATGATGAGCTTTACGCACTTATTATGCGTATGCTCATACTGCACAAGCAGTATTACGCATGGGAACCTGAGATTGCGGACAGTGAGATACTTGAATTCTTACAGCTTTGTTTCAATAAAATGGGTGCTGACACACTGCTCACTCCACGTGAAATAATACGTGATTTTCTGGGTGTCCTCAACATTATGTACCAAAACAGCGGTGTCACCTTCTCCAAAGTCATTTCCGACGGCAATGTAACTCTGAAAAGCGATGCAGAATCCGGAGACGATGATGATATATTTGATTTGGGCAGTATTGAAATATGA